A stretch of Metabacillus sp. FJAT-52054 DNA encodes these proteins:
- a CDS encoding TerC family protein, translating into MEQEFLISLLMIIGIDLILGGDNAIVIAMASRRLPEKQRQKAIIIGTLLAITLRTALTTVAVYLLTIPYLQLAGGIFLLYISFGLMAGKEEENENIKSHGSLWKAVRTIVAADVLMGLDNVIAVAGAANGHTMLVVTGLFISIPVIIWGSKFVLQLIDRFPYLIYVGGGMLAYTAGKMISHEDQLQFLASKPLFLEGIPYFTVLIFVLSGVLMKKMRTST; encoded by the coding sequence ATGGAGCAGGAGTTTCTAATCTCTTTATTGATGATTATTGGCATTGATTTAATCCTGGGCGGAGACAATGCCATTGTAATTGCTATGGCCAGCAGAAGGCTTCCGGAAAAACAGCGTCAAAAGGCGATTATTATTGGTACGCTTCTTGCCATAACTCTTAGAACCGCTCTCACAACGGTAGCTGTCTATCTTCTGACAATTCCTTATCTGCAGCTGGCAGGGGGGATATTCCTTTTGTATATTTCCTTTGGTTTAATGGCTGGAAAAGAGGAAGAAAACGAAAACATTAAAAGCCATGGAAGTTTGTGGAAGGCTGTAAGAACGATTGTCGCTGCGGATGTACTAATGGGGCTTGATAACGTTATAGCCGTTGCAGGAGCAGCAAACGGCCACACCATGCTCGTCGTAACCGGGCTTTTCATTTCGATTCCCGTCATCATCTGGGGAAGCAAATTTGTTCTGCAGCTGATTGACCGCTTCCCTTATTTAATTTATGTCGGAGGGGGAATGCTTGCTTACACTGCCGGGAAAATGATTTCTCATGAAGATCAGCTTCAATTTTTGGCGAGTAAACCATTGTTTCTTGAGGGAATCCCTTATTTTACCGTACTCATTTTTGTGTTAAGCGGTGTGCTTATGAAAAAAATGAGAACAAGCACATAA
- the mecA gene encoding adaptor protein MecA: MEIERINEHTVKFYISYGDIEERGFDRDEIWYNRERSEELFWEMMDEVHEEEDFMMEGPLWIQVQAMDKGLEVVVTRAQMSKDGQKLELPISDDKYHEIPVDDNIDSIMDEHFSKAPAEGEDQPPQLEYVIHFGDFEDVISLAKTNLSGFSNSLFALNNQYYLFAEFTEEQAAEEMENVLSIISEYGSQSKVTVHRLEEYGKKVMDEHALHTIRKHFA; this comes from the coding sequence ATGGAAATTGAACGCATTAATGAGCATACCGTGAAATTTTATATTTCATATGGCGATATAGAAGAACGCGGCTTTGACCGGGATGAAATCTGGTACAACCGTGAACGAAGTGAAGAACTCTTCTGGGAAATGATGGATGAGGTGCACGAGGAAGAAGACTTTATGATGGAAGGACCACTCTGGATCCAGGTTCAGGCAATGGACAAAGGTCTGGAAGTAGTGGTCACCAGGGCACAGATGTCGAAGGATGGACAGAAGCTCGAGCTGCCGATCAGTGATGATAAATATCACGAAATTCCTGTTGATGACAACATTGACAGTATAATGGATGAACATTTCTCCAAAGCCCCTGCTGAAGGTGAGGATCAGCCTCCGCAGCTTGAATATGTCATTCATTTTGGCGATTTTGAGGATGTCATTTCGTTAGCAAAAACGAATCTATCCGGATTTTCCAATAGCTTGTTTGCGCTGAATAATCAATACTATCTGTTTGCAGAATTTACTGAAGAACAAGCGGCAGAGGAAATGGAAAATGTACTGAGCATTATTTCAGAGTATGGAAGCCAATCAAAAGTTACCGTCCACAGGCTTGAAGAATACGGAAAAAAGGTAATGGATGAACACGCATTGCATACGATCCGAAAGCATTTTGCTTAA
- a CDS encoding GNAT family N-acetyltransferase, which yields MNWYEKLSQYFPIEEMKSRDHIEGLLEDRGDIYYKDEGPKHVLMYAELDDFLFIDYIYVSKDARGEGLGHKLIAKLKEKNKPIILEVEPVDDSDQDTAKRLKFYQREGFHHASSIGYSRRSLATNEVNHMEILYWSPNDRPESEIFSAMKETYKHIHTYKDKEWYGRSYEDVKEVLKIRSEEESNDIFDEKN from the coding sequence ATGAATTGGTACGAAAAACTGAGCCAGTATTTTCCGATTGAAGAAATGAAGTCACGTGATCATATAGAAGGTTTATTAGAAGATAGAGGCGACATTTATTACAAGGATGAAGGGCCTAAGCATGTGCTCATGTATGCGGAGCTTGATGATTTTCTCTTTATAGATTACATATATGTCTCCAAAGATGCGCGCGGCGAGGGTCTTGGACATAAGCTTATTGCGAAGCTGAAAGAGAAAAACAAACCCATTATTTTGGAGGTTGAGCCTGTTGATGATTCCGATCAGGATACGGCAAAACGCCTTAAGTTTTATCAAAGGGAAGGTTTTCATCATGCAAGCTCCATCGGATATTCCAGAAGATCTTTAGCAACCAATGAAGTAAATCATATGGAAATTCTCTACTGGTCCCCAAATGACCGTCCGGAATCAGAAATTTTTTCTGCAATGAAGGAAACCTATAAGCACATTCATACGTATAAGGATAAAGAGTGGTACGGCCGTTCTTATGAAGATGTGAAGGAAGTACTGAAAATACGGAGTGAGGAAGAATCTAACGACATTTTCGATGAGAAAAACTAA
- the pepF gene encoding oligoendopeptidase F produces the protein MSEQQTVKKLPLRNDIAVEDTWRLEDIFATDEAWEKEFAELKTAIPKIADYQGKLGDSAQSLYEGLSYQDSVTERLGKLYTYAHMRYDQDTGNSLYQALNDRAASLYTEASSISSYMVPEILAMDEGTLKQYVEESESLSLYRHALEEINRERPHVLSAEQEALLAQASEALRASSDIFGKLNNADMEFPAIKDENEEEVEVTHGRFITFMESEDRRVRHDAFKAVYDTYGKFKNTLASTLSGAVKKDNFYATARKYSSAREAALSSNNIPEEVYDNLVSTVEKNLHLLQRYVELRKKALNLDEVHMYDLYTPLVQNTKMEIPYKEAKDYLLKGLAPLGEDYLDILKEGFENRWVDVHENKGKRSGAYSSGTYGTNPYILMNWQDNVNNLFTLAHEFGHSVHSYYTRKNQPYPYGDYSIFVAEVASTTNEALLNDHMLKTIDDKKKRMYLLNNYLDGFRGTVFRQTMFAEFEHAIHKRSQDGEPLTPELLTKMYYDLNKKYYGENIVVDEEIGLEWARIPHFYYNYYVYQYATGFSAAAALSKQILEEGEPAVKRYIEFLSAGSSDYPIEVLKKAGVDMTSSQPVEEACKVFEEKLNELEKLMNE, from the coding sequence ATGTCAGAACAGCAAACAGTAAAAAAATTGCCGCTAAGAAACGATATTGCGGTAGAGGATACATGGAGACTGGAAGACATTTTCGCAACCGATGAGGCTTGGGAGAAGGAGTTTGCGGAGTTAAAAACAGCCATTCCAAAAATTGCGGACTATCAAGGGAAGCTTGGAGATTCTGCTCAATCTTTATATGAAGGTCTCTCCTATCAGGATTCAGTTACGGAGCGCCTTGGAAAATTATATACATATGCACACATGAGATACGATCAGGATACGGGTAATTCACTGTACCAGGCATTAAATGACAGAGCAGCAAGTCTTTATACAGAAGCGTCCAGCATTTCGTCCTACATGGTTCCTGAGATTCTAGCTATGGATGAAGGAACACTGAAACAATATGTGGAGGAAAGCGAAAGCTTGAGCCTTTACCGTCACGCCCTAGAGGAAATCAACCGTGAACGTCCCCACGTTTTGTCTGCTGAGCAAGAGGCTCTGCTAGCACAGGCATCAGAAGCACTTAGAGCTTCGAGCGATATTTTCGGCAAGCTAAATAATGCAGATATGGAATTCCCTGCGATCAAAGATGAAAACGAGGAAGAGGTGGAAGTAACACACGGCCGTTTTATCACATTTATGGAGAGTGAAGACCGCCGGGTAAGGCACGATGCGTTTAAAGCGGTTTATGATACGTATGGAAAATTCAAAAATACGCTGGCAAGCACACTGTCGGGTGCAGTAAAAAAAGATAACTTCTATGCAACTGCAAGAAAATACAGCTCAGCAAGAGAAGCGGCACTAAGCAGCAATAATATTCCTGAAGAGGTATATGATAACCTCGTTTCAACTGTAGAGAAAAATTTGCATTTGCTGCAGCGTTACGTAGAACTTCGTAAAAAAGCCCTAAACCTTGATGAGGTTCACATGTATGATCTTTACACACCGCTTGTCCAAAACACAAAGATGGAGATTCCTTATAAAGAAGCAAAGGATTATCTGTTAAAAGGACTCGCACCGCTTGGTGAAGATTATTTGGATATTTTAAAAGAGGGCTTTGAAAACCGCTGGGTCGATGTTCATGAAAACAAAGGAAAACGCAGCGGGGCATACTCATCAGGCACGTATGGAACAAATCCTTACATTTTGATGAACTGGCAGGATAATGTGAACAACCTGTTTACGCTCGCTCATGAATTCGGCCATTCCGTTCACAGCTATTACACAAGAAAAAATCAGCCTTATCCTTACGGTGATTATTCAATCTTTGTCGCAGAAGTGGCTTCAACAACGAATGAGGCATTGCTGAATGATCATATGCTGAAAACGATTGATGATAAGAAAAAGCGAATGTACTTGTTGAATAACTATCTCGATGGATTCAGAGGCACCGTATTCCGCCAAACAATGTTTGCTGAATTTGAACATGCTATTCACAAACGTTCACAGGATGGCGAACCGCTGACACCAGAGCTTTTGACCAAAATGTACTACGATTTAAACAAAAAATATTACGGTGAGAACATTGTTGTGGACGAGGAAATCGGCCTGGAATGGGCACGGATTCCTCATTTTTACTACAATTACTATGTATATCAGTATGCAACTGGCTTTAGCGCTGCCGCTGCCCTCAGTAAGCAGATTCTTGAAGAGGGAGAGCCGGCAGTAAAACGCTACATTGAATTCTTAAGTGCAGGAAGCTCGGATTATCCGATTGAAGTTCTTAAAAAGGCAGGGGTTGATATGACATCATCCCAGCCAGTAGAAGAAGCATGCAAAGTATTTGAAGAAAAGCTGAACGAGCTCGAGAAATTAATGAACGAATAA
- a CDS encoding glycosyltransferase family A protein, protein MNDTGVVMPVYIQKPSFLKAAIESMLHQDLPYFRMIIVVDGAPEMIGFVEEYSRNDPRIEIVINETNKGVSKSLNRGFDILFQDPSIKYLTWVSSDNIYYPNFLSTLRTFLSTSPPNVGLVYSSFQNINDNGNTLLTEAQLEIQRNYQAMPKVNLLDACIVGVSFMYKSEYAKNLDGYGAEPVEDYDYWLRLTQFCDMAFIPIELVDYRVDSEYSISASLKNENHHRRWRYMYHLVRHQARVRLQITPELTVVYIGTDTENAVKRAENLYDQVFSNYHFKIVDRSPDQSITSTLIHIPHPLTEFIPNPFADEHQALLAAIHSIQTPYTLILGDDLFPTPMFIQTLISQLRNAAPSFLSSSFTSNYEKVVFQTELYSENPFKNQLFRTLKLKEKLQ, encoded by the coding sequence ATGAATGACACCGGTGTTGTTATGCCCGTATATATACAGAAACCTTCCTTCCTAAAGGCTGCAATTGAATCCATGCTGCACCAGGATCTTCCTTATTTCCGCATGATAATAGTAGTGGATGGAGCTCCTGAGATGATTGGGTTTGTGGAAGAATACAGCAGAAACGATCCTAGAATTGAGATTGTAATTAATGAAACCAATAAAGGTGTTTCCAAATCACTAAACAGAGGATTTGATATTCTTTTTCAAGATCCTTCAATTAAATATTTAACCTGGGTCTCAAGTGATAACATCTACTATCCAAATTTTCTAAGCACATTAAGAACCTTTCTTTCCACCTCTCCACCTAACGTAGGTTTGGTGTACAGTTCCTTTCAGAATATTAATGATAACGGAAATACCCTCCTGACCGAAGCACAGCTTGAAATACAAAGAAACTACCAGGCCATGCCGAAAGTAAATCTGTTGGACGCATGTATTGTTGGAGTTTCTTTTATGTACAAAAGTGAATATGCTAAAAATTTAGACGGCTACGGTGCTGAACCCGTTGAAGATTATGATTACTGGCTCAGGCTTACCCAATTCTGCGACATGGCGTTCATTCCTATTGAACTTGTTGATTACCGGGTTGACTCGGAATATAGTATTTCCGCCTCATTAAAAAATGAAAATCACCATCGCCGGTGGAGATATATGTATCACCTTGTAAGACATCAAGCAAGAGTAAGACTCCAAATCACACCTGAGCTGACAGTTGTATATATAGGAACAGATACAGAAAATGCAGTAAAGAGAGCTGAAAATCTCTACGATCAAGTATTTAGCAATTATCATTTTAAAATCGTGGATAGATCCCCAGACCAATCGATAACGAGCACTTTAATCCATATTCCCCATCCTCTTACTGAATTTATCCCGAACCCATTTGCAGATGAACATCAGGCACTCCTCGCTGCCATACATTCCATCCAAACTCCTTATACATTAATCTTAGGAGATGATCTTTTTCCAACCCCAATGTTTATTCAAACTTTGATCTCTCAGCTTAGGAATGCTGCTCCCTCCTTTCTTTCCAGCTCCTTTACTTCAAACTATGAAAAGGTTGTTTTTCAGACGGAGCTTTATTCCGAAAATCCATTCAAAAATCAGTTGTTCAGGACATTAAAGTTAAAAGAAAAACTTCAATAA
- a CDS encoding glycosyltransferase family 4 protein, with product MKILFTFYLPSGGMETLNRIRAKSLANMGIESHLLYLFNAEGKKNIIGIPAYITNDDAKIKEILDQHQFDAIVVCTDFYLMERIRNLGYSGKIIYEVQGLGIPSEAAAVVDQAAPYIKSYAQAILYPQTSHLIHLFNSKIPEFPQYCFNNPLDVYGFGYRTHEKISQPIIGWVGRLEPNKNWSFFLELCSHLIKWNNNLTIWMFGDLKLSADDQKEEFKKRTEQLNLTSHLIHHEDVPNHEMADYYSKIGDSGGFLSSTSILEGFGYSVSEALLCRCPVVATDSDGIRNFIIHNYTGKINHQGDLMEAVNHAKEIIINTEDREKIREQGVLHIKQNFPPEKYGNSFNVMLRSLGIIGP from the coding sequence ATGAAAATTTTGTTCACATTCTATCTTCCAAGCGGAGGAATGGAAACATTAAACCGGATAAGGGCAAAATCACTGGCGAATATGGGAATCGAATCCCATCTTCTTTACCTTTTTAACGCAGAAGGCAAAAAGAACATTATAGGAATCCCTGCCTATATCACAAATGATGACGCGAAAATAAAAGAAATTTTGGATCAGCATCAGTTTGATGCAATCGTCGTTTGCACAGATTTTTATTTAATGGAGAGGATACGTAATTTAGGTTATTCCGGGAAAATCATATATGAAGTTCAAGGTCTTGGAATACCAAGTGAAGCAGCTGCAGTAGTCGATCAGGCTGCTCCTTACATCAAATCGTATGCTCAAGCCATTTTATATCCGCAGACCTCTCACCTTATCCATTTATTTAACAGTAAAATACCTGAATTTCCACAATACTGTTTTAACAATCCATTAGATGTCTATGGATTTGGATATAGGACTCATGAAAAAATAAGTCAGCCAATTATCGGCTGGGTAGGCAGACTGGAACCCAATAAAAATTGGTCATTTTTTTTAGAGCTTTGTTCACATTTAATTAAATGGAATAATAATCTCACCATATGGATGTTTGGAGATCTCAAATTGAGTGCTGATGATCAAAAGGAGGAATTCAAAAAACGTACGGAACAGCTTAACCTTACCTCCCATTTGATTCACCATGAAGACGTTCCCAATCATGAAATGGCTGATTACTATTCAAAAATCGGCGATTCCGGAGGATTCCTTAGTTCTACGTCAATTCTGGAAGGATTCGGATACAGTGTCTCCGAAGCTTTACTGTGCAGATGTCCTGTAGTAGCGACCGATTCAGACGGAATCAGAAATTTCATTATTCATAATTACACAGGAAAAATTAATCATCAAGGTGATTTGATGGAAGCTGTTAACCATGCTAAAGAAATCATCATTAACACTGAGGACAGAGAAAAAATCCGGGAGCAGGGCGTTCTCCATATTAAACAGAATTTCCCACCCGAAAAGTATGGGAATTCTTTTAATGTTATGCTCAGATCCCTTGGAATCATTGGACCATAA
- a CDS encoding sialidase family protein: MPIFNFQVTPDGLPKFEPSIAVNLLSTNFMVAVATDNSTGLPRTGLYRSVDGGANWSNSILPLPAPFTGAEAAMVAYVFPATFVVSAHAFPGAESGTTLVYKSTDNGVTFSDPVVVGPGYGTYINNDETNITADNSQSSPYLGNIYVTYNHQFNVQNIGGSVAFFNRSIDGGNTFQTPVLLSDEAEQVERPEVTVGFTGNVYAGWITTDPISQFDIRRSLDGGATFEPTVIVSDVVPVPTVLPVPGYAFRVLTFANLGTDNSVGINNGSVYAVWQDFRQGYSDVFLSKSTDEGLTWSAPKSVTNAIPGSQNFFPAIDVDPLVGTINIIYYSNQLDGFNLDVFTARSNDGGETFVNQRITSTSFNPNGTSPTPVPLIGDYIDIASVPAGGYIGVWTDTRTGFQNIFAGYNTDPI, translated from the coding sequence TTGCCAATATTTAATTTTCAGGTTACCCCAGATGGCCTGCCCAAATTCGAACCCAGTATCGCGGTTAATCTTTTAAGTACAAATTTTATGGTTGCAGTCGCAACCGATAACTCAACCGGTCTTCCGAGAACAGGGCTTTACCGTTCAGTGGACGGAGGCGCAAACTGGTCCAATTCGATTCTTCCTCTTCCAGCTCCATTTACAGGAGCGGAGGCAGCGATGGTTGCTTACGTTTTTCCAGCGACCTTTGTCGTTTCTGCCCATGCATTTCCTGGTGCAGAGAGCGGTACCACACTTGTTTATAAATCAACGGATAATGGAGTGACATTTTCGGATCCAGTGGTTGTCGGACCTGGTTATGGTACGTATATTAATAATGACGAAACCAATATAACAGCGGACAACTCACAGTCCAGTCCATATTTAGGCAACATTTACGTTACCTATAATCATCAGTTTAACGTACAAAATATTGGAGGATCAGTCGCCTTTTTCAATCGTTCAATCGACGGCGGCAATACGTTTCAAACTCCTGTGCTTCTCTCTGACGAAGCCGAACAAGTGGAAAGGCCTGAGGTGACCGTTGGTTTTACAGGGAATGTATATGCCGGATGGATAACAACCGACCCCATTTCTCAATTTGACATCAGAAGATCTCTTGATGGAGGCGCAACCTTTGAACCTACGGTGATTGTATCCGATGTTGTACCAGTTCCCACCGTTTTGCCTGTTCCAGGATACGCTTTCAGGGTACTGACATTCGCCAATTTAGGAACCGATAATTCAGTAGGAATTAACAATGGGAGCGTTTATGCTGTATGGCAGGATTTTCGACAGGGTTATTCGGATGTTTTCCTCTCAAAATCAACAGATGAAGGATTGACATGGAGTGCACCAAAAAGTGTAACAAATGCCATCCCGGGTTCCCAAAACTTTTTCCCAGCTATTGATGTTGACCCTTTGGTTGGCACGATTAACATCATTTATTACAGCAATCAGTTGGATGGATTCAACCTGGATGTCTTTACCGCACGATCCAATGACGGAGGAGAGACGTTTGTGAACCAGAGAATCACGTCCACTTCCTTCAACCCTAACGGAACTAGCCCAACTCCTGTTCCGTTAATCGGGGATTATATAGACATTGCATCGGTTCCTGCAGGAGGATACATCGGAGTCTGGACAGATACTCGAACTGGATTTCAGAATATCTTTGCGGGATATAATACAGATCCTATCTGA
- a CDS encoding competence protein CoiA family protein, translating to MLTSLTESGAFSLLNKVYSFEELDQLRSTELFYCPACRQSVELKLGTVKRYHFAHRKKTACHYEAEPESERHLLGKQQLFDRLKQKGEAELEPYLPEIRQRPDMMLTFNKKKYAIEYQCSSIPHEQAIRRSRGYQSLKIEPVWILGSNQLHRTGASEYRLNVFHWFFIKNFPYSSLPYLLFYCPENKQLLRLSEFFPISKQIFHAKAEVMELSMDSLAPHKCSAPGGYPVSWLQSKVLKFRKFPPSKQVTSLQKVLYLKKRLPLSLIPPIVFMPAQFDFAIETEPHVWKTRLLLWAETRPGFSKQEVVRYFSFLESEGHITRRSLQTISPSTEEILYELGNRLMQAGFLTWTEKNNIYTLAPIRWSSKITDVLHEDCEFFRLISALEHNL from the coding sequence GTGCTTACGTCATTAACTGAATCAGGTGCATTTTCTTTACTAAACAAGGTTTATTCATTCGAGGAGCTGGATCAGCTTCGGAGTACCGAATTATTTTACTGTCCAGCTTGCAGGCAGAGCGTAGAGCTTAAGCTTGGTACGGTAAAGAGGTATCATTTTGCTCATCGTAAAAAAACAGCCTGTCATTATGAGGCTGAGCCGGAGAGTGAACGGCACTTGCTTGGAAAGCAGCAGCTGTTCGACAGGCTGAAACAAAAAGGGGAGGCGGAGCTGGAACCGTATCTCCCGGAAATCCGGCAGCGGCCGGATATGATGCTGACGTTTAATAAGAAGAAGTATGCAATTGAATACCAATGCTCGTCCATTCCGCATGAACAGGCAATCCGCCGCAGCAGGGGCTATCAGAGTCTTAAGATAGAACCGGTCTGGATTCTCGGTTCGAATCAGCTTCATCGAACGGGAGCTTCTGAGTATCGTCTAAATGTCTTCCACTGGTTCTTCATCAAAAATTTCCCCTATTCATCGCTTCCCTACCTTTTGTTTTATTGCCCGGAAAATAAGCAGCTCCTCAGATTATCCGAATTCTTCCCTATTTCTAAACAGATTTTCCATGCAAAAGCCGAAGTGATGGAACTAAGCATGGATTCTCTGGCTCCGCACAAATGCTCTGCTCCAGGCGGATATCCAGTCAGCTGGCTCCAAAGCAAGGTCCTTAAATTCAGAAAATTTCCTCCTTCAAAACAAGTAACCTCCCTGCAGAAGGTGCTTTATTTGAAAAAGCGACTTCCATTATCTCTGATCCCTCCTATCGTTTTCATGCCAGCGCAATTTGACTTTGCCATTGAAACAGAGCCACATGTTTGGAAAACGCGGCTCCTATTATGGGCAGAGACCCGTCCTGGTTTTTCCAAACAAGAAGTGGTCCGTTATTTCTCTTTCCTCGAGTCGGAAGGGCATATAACAAGGCGCAGTCTTCAGACCATTAGTCCTTCAACTGAAGAAATCCTTTATGAATTGGGAAATAGGCTGATGCAAGCAGGATTTTTAACATGGACGGAGAAAAACAACATATATACACTTGCACCAATCAGGTGGTCATCAAAAATAACGGACGTTTTGCATGAGGATTGTGAATTTTTCAGGCTAATTTCAGCACTTGAGCATAACCTATAG
- the cls gene encoding cardiolipin synthase codes for MKNFIQVIIFSLFVTAVILLTKNYWGDWILAALSIIFTLSIVFIGFVIFMENRKPNQTLTWLIVLGAFPIVGFLFYLLFGRNVRKRRLFEKKALIDQQVYLQIEGDHHDYEERAAQMGDHQKLMFKLAHNLSHSPVSFASETTILTNGDEKFPAILKEIKEAKKYIHLEYYIVRHDDIGLQLQEALIEKAREGVKIRFLYDAVGSWKLSKGYISKMHRAGIEMVPFLPVTLPFLSNKINFRNHRKIIIIDGKIGFMGGLNVGDEYLGKVDFFGFWRDTHLMVKGEEVRTLHMIFLQDWYYMTGKELDTETYLKADPAEFPEGNGGVQMIAGGPDNKWENIKSLFFSMIVSAKDSIWIASPYFIPDEDILSALKVAALSGVDVRLLVPKRPDKKLVFYASRSYFAELMEAGAQIYEYEKGFMHSKIVIVDYEIASIGTANMDMRSFHLNFEVNAFLYRTDSTVTLVEEYEKDLLESKKLDMDDFVKRSFFQRMFESFARLLSPML; via the coding sequence ATGAAAAATTTTATTCAGGTCATTATTTTTTCATTATTTGTAACAGCCGTTATTCTATTAACGAAGAATTATTGGGGAGACTGGATTTTAGCCGCATTAAGTATCATATTTACTCTTTCAATTGTCTTTATCGGCTTCGTCATTTTTATGGAAAACCGAAAACCTAATCAGACCTTAACATGGCTGATTGTCCTCGGCGCATTTCCAATCGTCGGGTTTTTATTTTATTTACTGTTTGGACGCAATGTCAGAAAAAGAAGGCTTTTTGAAAAGAAAGCGCTTATCGATCAGCAGGTGTATTTGCAAATAGAAGGAGATCATCACGATTATGAAGAACGGGCAGCACAAATGGGGGACCACCAGAAGCTCATGTTTAAGCTGGCTCACAATCTTAGTCACAGTCCTGTCTCTTTTGCATCAGAGACAACCATTTTAACAAATGGGGATGAGAAGTTTCCGGCGATTTTGAAGGAAATCAAAGAGGCTAAAAAGTACATTCATCTAGAATACTATATAGTCCGGCACGATGACATCGGGCTTCAGCTTCAGGAAGCTTTGATTGAAAAGGCGCGGGAAGGGGTCAAAATCAGATTCCTGTATGATGCAGTAGGGAGCTGGAAGCTTTCCAAAGGATATATTAGCAAAATGCACAGGGCTGGAATAGAAATGGTGCCATTTCTTCCGGTAACTCTTCCTTTCTTAAGCAATAAAATCAACTTCCGAAATCACCGTAAAATTATTATTATTGACGGTAAAATAGGATTTATGGGCGGCCTGAATGTAGGAGATGAGTATTTAGGAAAAGTCGACTTCTTTGGCTTTTGGCGGGATACACATCTGATGGTTAAAGGAGAAGAGGTGCGGACTCTGCACATGATTTTCCTTCAGGACTGGTACTATATGACCGGCAAGGAGCTTGATACGGAAACTTATCTTAAAGCAGATCCAGCAGAATTCCCTGAGGGGAATGGCGGAGTTCAGATGATCGCCGGAGGGCCTGATAATAAGTGGGAAAACATTAAAAGCTTATTTTTCTCCATGATTGTTTCAGCTAAAGATTCTATCTGGATCGCATCTCCATATTTTATTCCGGATGAGGATATTCTTTCAGCATTAAAAGTCGCAGCGCTTAGCGGTGTAGATGTGCGCCTCCTTGTCCCGAAAAGACCTGATAAGAAGCTGGTCTTCTACGCATCAAGATCCTATTTCGCTGAACTGATGGAAGCCGGAGCTCAAATTTATGAGTACGAAAAAGGATTCATGCACAGCAAAATTGTGATCGTGGATTATGAAATAGCCTCCATTGGTACCGCCAATATGGATATGAGGAGCTTCCACCTGAACTTTGAAGTGAATGCATTCCTATACAGAACAGACAGTACTGTCACACTCGTAGAAGAATATGAGAAAGACTTGCTGGAATCTAAAAAGCTGGATATGGACGACTTCGTTAAACGCAGCTTTTTTCAGCGGATGTTTGAATCATTTGCTAGGCTGCTGTCGCCGATGCTTTAA
- the spxA gene encoding transcriptional regulator SpxA, with protein MVTLYTSPSCTSCRKAKAWLEEHEIPYTERNILSDTMSINEIKEILRMTEDGTDEIISTRSKIFQKLNVNLESMPLQDLYQLIQNHPGLLRRPIMIDEKRLQVGYNEDEIRRFLPRKVRTYQLREAQRLVNE; from the coding sequence ATGGTAACCTTATATACATCACCAAGCTGTACTTCATGTAGAAAAGCAAAGGCGTGGCTGGAAGAGCATGAAATTCCATATACAGAAAGAAACATTCTATCCGATACGATGTCTATCAATGAAATTAAAGAAATTTTAAGGATGACAGAAGACGGAACGGATGAAATCATTTCCACACGTTCTAAAATCTTTCAAAAACTAAATGTTAATCTTGAGAGCATGCCTCTTCAAGACCTATATCAGCTGATTCAGAATCATCCTGGACTGCTTAGAAGACCAATCATGATTGATGAAAAACGTCTTCAAGTAGGCTACAATGAAGATGAAATCCGCCGCTTTTTGCCACGAAAAGTACGTACGTATCAGCTGCGTGAAGCACAGCGCCTAGTTAACGAATAA